In a single window of the Anaerocolumna cellulosilytica genome:
- the alaS gene encoding alanine--tRNA ligase, with the protein MKAYGVNELRKMYLDFFESKDHLKMNSFSLVPQNDKSLLLINSGMAPLKPFFTGQEIPPKKRVTTCQKCIRTGDIENVGKTARHGTFFEMLGNFSFGDYFKKEAISWSWEFLTQVVGLEPDRLYPSVYLEDDEAFDIWNKELGIAADRIFRMGKEDNFWEHGAGPCGPCSEIYYDRGEKYGCSSPDCTVGCECDRYIEVWNNVFTQFESDGNGNYTELIQKNIDTGMGLERLATVVQDVDSIFDVDTIKALRDKVCEVSGVTYKSDAKVDVSIRLITDHIRSVTFMISDGIIPSNEGRGYVLRRLLRRAARHGRLLGIKDRFLAKLSATVIKEHRDGYPELEEKKDYILKLLTIEEDNFNKTIDQGLTILAEMEDVLVKEGIKTLSGEDAFKLYDTYGFPLDLTKEILEEKGFSIDEEGFKKAMDVQRETARSARAVTNYMGADETVYQQLDPSLTSTFVGYDNDSYKSKIIALTTDTEVVEELIAGQSGTIFVQETPFYATSGGQVADTGMITTADSEFQVEDTIKLQGGKIGHVGKVTKGMFKVTEEINLTIDKEKRTATGKNHSATHLLQKALRLVLGSHVEQAGSFVTNERLRFDFTHFSALTKEEIRKVEEIVNKEIAEGLSVETSIMTIEEAKKSGAMALFGEKYGDKVRVVSMGDFSRELCGGTHVKNTGSILVFKVISETGVAAGVRRIEALTGSGVFSFYEQLEEELNVAAKTAKTEPALLAKKIEALQEEMKTLQSENEKLKNKLAKDALGDVMNQVTEVKGIKLLAVKVPEVDMNGLRNLGDQLKDKLGEGVIILVSALDGKVNLIAMATEGAMAKGAHAGNLIKELAVLVGGGGGGRPNMAQAGGKNPKNMDAVIENAVKALEGQIK; encoded by the coding sequence GTGAAGGCATATGGAGTAAATGAGCTAAGGAAAATGTACTTAGATTTCTTTGAAAGCAAAGACCACCTTAAAATGAACAGCTTTTCTCTTGTTCCACAAAATGACAAGAGTTTATTATTAATTAATTCAGGTATGGCACCCTTAAAACCTTTTTTTACAGGGCAGGAGATACCACCTAAGAAACGAGTTACTACTTGCCAGAAATGTATTCGTACAGGAGATATTGAGAATGTCGGAAAGACTGCAAGACATGGTACTTTTTTCGAAATGCTCGGTAACTTTTCCTTTGGCGACTATTTTAAAAAGGAAGCAATCAGTTGGTCATGGGAATTTTTAACGCAGGTAGTCGGATTGGAACCGGACAGACTTTATCCCTCTGTGTATTTAGAGGATGATGAAGCTTTTGATATATGGAATAAAGAGCTTGGTATTGCAGCAGACAGGATATTCCGTATGGGTAAGGAAGACAACTTCTGGGAACACGGTGCTGGTCCTTGTGGTCCTTGTTCAGAAATCTATTATGACAGAGGGGAAAAGTATGGATGCAGCAGCCCGGACTGTACGGTAGGTTGTGAATGTGACCGTTATATCGAGGTCTGGAATAACGTATTTACACAGTTTGAAAGTGATGGTAACGGCAATTATACAGAATTGATTCAAAAAAATATTGATACCGGTATGGGATTAGAAAGACTTGCGACTGTAGTACAGGATGTAGATTCTATATTCGATGTGGATACCATTAAGGCATTGCGTGATAAAGTATGTGAAGTTTCAGGTGTTACCTATAAAAGTGATGCTAAAGTTGATGTATCCATTCGTCTGATAACTGACCATATCCGTTCGGTTACTTTTATGATTTCTGACGGTATTATACCTTCTAATGAAGGCAGAGGATATGTACTCCGCAGACTGTTAAGACGTGCGGCGCGCCATGGACGTTTACTCGGAATTAAAGACCGTTTCCTTGCAAAATTAAGCGCAACGGTTATAAAAGAACACAGGGATGGTTATCCGGAACTGGAAGAAAAGAAGGATTATATCTTAAAACTCTTAACCATTGAAGAAGACAATTTTAATAAAACCATCGACCAGGGGCTTACTATTCTGGCAGAAATGGAAGATGTGCTAGTTAAGGAAGGCATTAAAACCTTATCCGGAGAAGATGCGTTTAAGCTTTATGACACCTATGGTTTCCCACTGGATTTAACAAAAGAAATCTTGGAAGAAAAAGGCTTTTCTATTGATGAAGAAGGTTTTAAAAAGGCTATGGATGTGCAAAGAGAAACTGCTAGAAGTGCTCGTGCTGTTACCAATTACATGGGTGCTGATGAAACCGTTTATCAGCAGCTAGATCCAAGTCTTACTTCAACCTTCGTAGGTTATGATAATGACAGTTATAAATCAAAAATAATTGCCTTAACGACAGATACAGAAGTGGTAGAAGAATTGATTGCCGGACAGAGTGGAACTATCTTTGTTCAGGAAACACCTTTTTATGCAACCAGCGGCGGACAGGTAGCTGATACTGGTATGATTACAACGGCAGACAGTGAATTCCAGGTAGAAGATACGATTAAGCTACAGGGTGGTAAAATTGGACATGTAGGTAAAGTCACCAAAGGCATGTTTAAAGTTACAGAAGAAATTAATTTAACGATTGATAAAGAAAAGAGAACGGCTACCGGTAAAAACCACAGTGCTACGCATCTATTACAAAAAGCCCTTCGTTTAGTGCTGGGCTCTCACGTAGAACAGGCAGGTTCCTTCGTAACCAATGAAAGGCTTCGTTTTGATTTTACACATTTTTCTGCATTAACAAAAGAAGAAATCCGTAAAGTGGAAGAAATCGTTAATAAGGAAATTGCAGAAGGACTTTCCGTTGAAACAAGTATTATGACCATTGAAGAGGCGAAAAAGTCAGGTGCTATGGCTTTATTCGGTGAGAAATACGGAGATAAAGTACGTGTGGTGTCCATGGGAGATTTCAGCAGAGAACTTTGCGGAGGTACCCATGTAAAAAACACCGGAAGTATTCTTGTATTTAAAGTTATCTCTGAAACAGGTGTTGCAGCAGGCGTAAGAAGAATAGAAGCACTGACTGGCAGTGGCGTGTTCTCATTCTACGAACAGCTGGAAGAAGAATTGAATGTGGCAGCAAAAACGGCTAAGACAGAACCCGCCTTACTGGCTAAAAAAATTGAAGCGCTCCAAGAAGAAATGAAGACTTTACAGTCTGAAAATGAAAAGCTGAAAAATAAGCTTGCCAAAGATGCTTTAGGGGATGTTATGAATCAGGTAACAGAAGTAAAAGGCATTAAACTTCTAGCAGTTAAAGTGCCTGAGGTGGATATGAACGGACTTCGAAACCTTGGAGACCAGTTAAAAGATAAATTAGGAGAGGGTGTTATTATTCTTGTCTCCGCACTGGATGGTAAAGTTAATTTAATTGCTATGGCCACAGAGGGTGCGATGGCAAAGGGTGCCCACGCCGGTAAT